From the genome of Bacteroidales bacterium, one region includes:
- a CDS encoding ATP-binding protein: protein MIKRIAQEKILKLLQNFPCVAIIGPRQVGKTTLAKQISKIIKNQTIYLDLELRNDYNKLLDAEFFFKLHSSKTIIIDEVQHYKSLFPILRGVIDADRKPGRFMLLGSASPELIHSSSETLAGRIAYIELSPFILPEIDDIDKLWIYGGFPDAFLNIPVWQEWMNNFVFTYIERDLPALGFTGGRRTAHRLWTMIAHNHGNLLNISEFSKSLEISTQTVKKYINFLEKAFLIRQIQPYYYNIKKRVVKSPKIYIRDSGILHYLLGLENIDDVFGHYKMGSSWENFVIEQIAAFISPKYKLYYYRTHDNSELDLVIEKGGKPFIGIEIKYGSNIKISKGNALAAKNLKTIHNFIIIKENEDYLLSNGFRVCGINNFLNTYLHNI from the coding sequence ATGATAAAAAGAATTGCACAAGAAAAAATATTAAAATTATTACAAAATTTTCCATGTGTGGCAATAATTGGCCCACGTCAGGTAGGGAAAACAACTCTTGCTAAGCAAATAAGTAAAATAATTAAAAATCAAACTATTTATCTTGACCTTGAATTAAGGAATGATTATAATAAACTTTTGGATGCAGAATTTTTTTTTAAGTTACATTCATCAAAAACAATTATCATTGATGAAGTACAACATTATAAATCTTTATTTCCAATACTTAGAGGAGTTATTGATGCCGATAGAAAACCCGGGCGTTTTATGCTTCTTGGTTCTGCAAGCCCCGAATTAATACATAGTAGTAGCGAAACACTTGCTGGTAGAATTGCTTATATAGAACTTAGTCCATTTATTTTGCCTGAAATTGATGATATAGATAAACTTTGGATTTATGGTGGTTTCCCTGATGCATTTCTTAATATTCCGGTTTGGCAAGAATGGATGAATAATTTTGTTTTTACTTATATAGAAAGAGATTTACCTGCACTTGGATTTACTGGTGGAAGAAGAACAGCCCATAGACTTTGGACAATGATAGCACATAATCATGGCAATTTATTAAATATTTCTGAATTTAGTAAAAGCTTAGAAATTAGTACTCAAACTGTTAAAAAATATATTAATTTTCTTGAAAAAGCATTTTTGATACGACAAATTCAACCATATTATTATAATATTAAAAAACGTGTTGTAAAATCACCAAAAATTTATATCAGAGATAGTGGTATTTTACATTATTTGTTAGGACTTGAAAATATTGATGATGTTTTCGGACATTATAAAATGGGTTCATCATGGGAAAATTTCGTAATTGAACAAATTGCTGCTTTTATATCACCAAAATACAAATTGTATTATTACAGAACTCACGATAATTCTGAATTAGATTTGGTAATAGAAAAAGGGGGGAAACCTTTTATTGGTATTGAAATAAAATATGGATCAAATATTAAAATATCAAAAGGAAACGCATTGGCAGCAAAAAATCTAAAAACAATTCATAATTTTATTATTATTAAAGAAAATGAGGATTATTTATTGAGTAACGGATTCAGAGTTTGTGGAATTAATAATTTTTTAAATACATATTTACATAATATTTAG
- a CDS encoding DUF2279 domain-containing protein, protein MVVPKIKIILFLYILFASTIAYSQLDSITNSKTEFNPRRLSFVILSESACFSATMTGLYQLWYKDYDRASFHFFNDSKEWLQMDKIGHIYTSYYFSKICKTGFQWTGMNNKKSAIYGSGVGLLFISSIEIFDGFSEKWGASNADIIANILGVGLYIGQELTMEQQKIVPKFSFHKTEFAKYRSDALGKNFNEMIIKDYNGQTYWLSVNLYSFIKNDKIPEWLNFAVGYSADGMLGGTENPSSWNKNILPYYDRKRQWYLSLDIDFTSFKTRSKFINTLFHVVNCVKVPFPAIEFEKNKIKPYLLYF, encoded by the coding sequence ATGGTAGTACCAAAAATAAAAATCATACTGTTTTTATATATTTTATTTGCTTCAACCATAGCTTATTCACAGCTTGATAGTATAACAAATTCCAAAACAGAATTTAATCCACGAAGATTATCTTTTGTAATTCTTTCTGAATCTGCTTGTTTTTCTGCTACAATGACAGGTTTATATCAATTGTGGTACAAAGATTATGATAGAGCATCGTTTCATTTTTTTAATGATAGCAAAGAATGGTTGCAAATGGATAAAATCGGACATATTTATACTTCATATTATTTTTCAAAAATCTGTAAAACAGGTTTTCAATGGACAGGAATGAACAATAAAAAATCTGCGATATATGGTAGTGGTGTAGGATTATTATTTATTTCTTCGATTGAGATTTTTGATGGATTTTCTGAAAAATGGGGAGCTTCAAATGCTGATATTATTGCTAATATACTTGGAGTTGGTTTATATATCGGACAGGAATTAACTATGGAGCAACAAAAAATTGTACCAAAATTTTCTTTTCATAAAACAGAATTTGCAAAATATCGTTCCGATGCTCTCGGAAAAAATTTTAACGAAATGATAATTAAAGATTATAATGGACAAACTTACTGGTTATCAGTTAATTTATATTCGTTTATAAAAAATGATAAAATCCCTGAATGGTTGAATTTTGCAGTTGGTTACAGTGCTGATGGAATGTTAGGTGGCACAGAAAATCCATCATCATGGAATAAAAATATTTTACCTTATTATGACCGAAAAAGACAATGGTACTTATCTTTAGATATTGATTTTACAAGTTTTAAAACAAGAAGTAAATTTATAAATACTTTATTTCATGTAGTTAATTGTGTGAAAGTCCCATTTCCTGCCATAGAATTTGAAAAAAATAAAATCAAACCATATTTGTTATATTTTTAG
- a CDS encoding 3-isopropylmalate dehydratase large subunit translates to MGMTLIEKILANHSKHDVVKPEDIIDIKIDARAARDFGGANVVKNIIDNNLTIDDIEKTIFTFDCNPTGSDQKYAVNQQICRVFARENGLKVYDINEGIGTHILMHEGLSYSGSTAVTTDSHANILGAVGAFGQGMGDKDIAAAWNKGKVWFKVPKSVKLNLNGKRPDGLSAKDIVLNLLAEFGANELLGYSVEIYGDEVEKFTLDERITIASMATEMGCIIILFTPNKEIIEYSEKRAGKKIELIKADNDAKYEKELNLDFSTFVSRISRPGKPHDAVDINIVKKIKIDSGFIGSCTNGRYDDLKAVADILKGKKVAPGVVLKIVPATDEVWRQCLDDGLIEIFKDSGALVSNAGCAGCAAGQVGQNGKGEITISTGNRNFPGKQGKGEVYLASPAVVAASAIAGYITTPDDIPAKPVIFTAKEKVEKIEKAKKQKSTEPKPSIVEGRVWYINEDNIDTDMIFHNRYLSITDINEMGQYTFDNLKGYEDFAKKAKPGDIIVTAKNFGSGSSRQQAVDCFKALGVQAIIAESYGAIYERNAINAAFPILAYNSVEELDLRDGDKIRVDFEAGKVTNLKNNKSIMAEKFSEVQMGIYQNDGIF, encoded by the coding sequence ATGGGAATGACATTAATAGAAAAAATATTGGCAAATCACTCAAAACATGATGTGGTTAAGCCAGAAGATATAATCGATATCAAAATAGATGCAAGAGCAGCACGTGATTTTGGCGGTGCAAATGTTGTTAAGAATATTATTGATAACAATCTAACTATTGATGATATTGAAAAAACAATTTTCACTTTCGATTGTAATCCAACAGGTTCGGATCAAAAATACGCTGTAAATCAACAAATTTGCAGAGTTTTTGCAAGAGAAAACGGACTAAAAGTTTATGATATCAACGAAGGAATAGGAACACACATATTAATGCATGAAGGATTGTCATATTCCGGCTCAACGGCTGTAACAACCGATTCTCATGCAAATATACTTGGTGCAGTTGGTGCATTTGGACAGGGTATGGGCGATAAAGATATTGCAGCTGCATGGAATAAGGGTAAAGTATGGTTTAAAGTTCCAAAATCTGTTAAATTAAATTTGAATGGTAAAAGACCGGATGGATTATCTGCAAAGGATATTGTTTTAAATCTACTTGCTGAATTTGGTGCTAATGAACTATTAGGTTATTCAGTTGAAATTTATGGTGATGAAGTCGAAAAATTTACACTTGACGAAAGAATAACTATCGCATCAATGGCAACAGAAATGGGATGTATTATTATTTTATTTACTCCAAATAAAGAAATTATTGAATACAGTGAAAAAAGAGCAGGAAAGAAAATTGAACTTATTAAGGCAGACAATGATGCAAAATATGAAAAGGAATTAAATCTTGATTTTAGTACTTTTGTTTCAAGAATTTCTCGTCCGGGAAAACCTCATGATGCTGTTGACATTAATATTGTAAAAAAAATAAAAATTGATTCCGGATTTATTGGTAGTTGTACAAATGGCAGATATGACGATTTAAAAGCTGTTGCTGATATACTTAAAGGTAAAAAAGTGGCACCAGGAGTTGTATTAAAAATTGTTCCGGCAACTGATGAGGTATGGAGACAATGTCTTGATGATGGATTAATTGAAATTTTCAAAGATTCAGGCGCTTTAGTTTCTAATGCAGGATGTGCAGGATGTGCAGCCGGACAGGTCGGACAAAATGGTAAAGGTGAAATTACAATAAGTACAGGAAACAGAAATTTTCCGGGAAAACAAGGAAAAGGTGAAGTTTATTTAGCTTCTCCTGCTGTAGTCGCTGCTTCTGCTATTGCCGGTTATATTACTACTCCTGATGATATACCTGCTAAACCGGTAATATTTACAGCTAAAGAAAAAGTTGAGAAAATTGAAAAAGCAAAAAAACAAAAATCTACTGAACCTAAACCATCTATTGTTGAAGGCAGGGTTTGGTATATTAATGAAGATAATATTGATACTGATATGATATTTCATAATCGTTACCTGTCTATTACTGATATTAACGAAATGGGGCAATATACTTTTGATAATCTGAAAGGATATGAAGATTTTGCCAAAAAAGCAAAACCGGGAGATATTATTGTTACAGCTAAAAATTTCGGTAGCGGAAGTTCACGACAACAAGCGGTTGATTGTTTTAAAGCACTTGGTGTTCAGGCTATTATAGCAGAATCGTATGGTGCAATTTATGAAAGAAATGCAATTAATGCAGCATTCCCAATTTTAGCATATAATTCTGTTGAAGAACTTGACTTGCGTGATGGTGATAAAATCAGGGTAGATTTTGAAGCAGGTAAAGTAACAAACTTAAAAAATAACAAATCAATAATGGCAGAAAAATTCTCTGAGGTTCAGATGGGCATTTATCAAAACGATGGAATATTTTAA
- a CDS encoding 3-isopropylmalate dehydratase large subunit, with product MAGKTFVEKILGAKTGSIVFKKPDIVLTHDNTASIKNTFNKMGGEKINDPDQLLIVLDHNAPPTNAKIATQYQTIRDIVKEQGVKNFYDVGKGICHQVMSYHAKPKMIIVGSDSHTCTAGAFNAMAAGIDRTESAGIWKRGETWFLVPESLKITLKGKLNKGVYAKDISLWIIGMIGSDGANYMSIEFHGEGVKSLNIADRMTLANLASEMGAKNAVFPADEVLSDFYGKSEIDGIWANEDAEYFKEIEIDLNEIFPLVAAPHHVDNVKAVSEVEGTKVDQGMIGTCTNGRIEDLRVASEILKGKKIADGFQLLVIPASQKIYMQALDEGIITNFINAGANVLGPSCGPCLGTGQGIPADGYTVISTANRNFLGRMGNKNAEIYLASPACVAHTALNGKITDPRKDSFNDKFPYSKESADTIEIKSDDNRRFDGIWNYADIDNLNTDQMFAGNLTYNVLSSDAEAIMPHLFEGFDVSFTKNVQSGDIIFAGDNFGCGSSREHPAVGLSHAGVKAVIVKSVNRIFYRSCINQGLLLIVNREIVENYKSGDKVEIEFDKGIIKLNEKEIKFAPLPEKLMQIIKKKGLVNWIKAEG from the coding sequence ATGGCTGGAAAAACTTTTGTAGAAAAAATTCTCGGTGCAAAAACAGGAAGTATTGTTTTTAAAAAACCGGATATCGTATTAACACATGATAATACTGCAAGTATAAAAAATACATTTAATAAAATGGGCGGTGAAAAAATTAATGACCCTGACCAGTTATTGATTGTTTTAGATCATAATGCTCCGCCGACAAATGCAAAAATAGCTACTCAATATCAAACCATTCGTGATATTGTTAAAGAACAGGGAGTTAAAAACTTTTATGATGTCGGAAAAGGTATTTGTCATCAGGTTATGTCGTATCATGCAAAGCCGAAGATGATTATTGTCGGTAGCGACAGTCATACTTGTACTGCTGGAGCATTTAATGCAATGGCTGCCGGAATTGACAGGACAGAATCTGCTGGAATCTGGAAAAGAGGAGAAACATGGTTTCTTGTTCCAGAATCACTTAAAATCACTTTAAAAGGTAAACTAAATAAAGGTGTTTATGCAAAAGATATTTCACTTTGGATAATTGGAATGATTGGGTCTGATGGTGCTAATTATATGTCTATTGAATTTCATGGCGAAGGAGTTAAAAGTCTTAACATTGCAGACAGGATGACATTAGCAAATCTTGCATCGGAAATGGGTGCAAAAAATGCTGTTTTTCCGGCAGATGAAGTTCTATCGGATTTTTACGGTAAATCTGAAATTGATGGTATCTGGGCAAATGAAGATGCCGAATATTTTAAGGAAATTGAAATAGACCTTAATGAAATATTTCCTTTGGTTGCAGCTCCACACCATGTTGACAATGTTAAAGCAGTTTCTGAAGTTGAAGGAACTAAAGTTGACCAGGGTATGATAGGAACATGTACAAACGGACGTATTGAAGATTTGCGTGTTGCTTCAGAAATTTTAAAAGGGAAAAAGATAGCTGACGGTTTTCAATTACTTGTTATTCCTGCTTCTCAAAAAATTTATATGCAAGCACTTGATGAAGGAATTATTACGAATTTTATTAATGCAGGAGCAAATGTTTTAGGACCTTCATGTGGACCTTGCCTCGGAACAGGACAGGGTATTCCGGCTGACGGATATACAGTAATTTCAACTGCTAACAGGAATTTTCTTGGCAGAATGGGAAATAAAAATGCAGAAATATATCTTGCATCTCCGGCATGTGTTGCTCACACTGCTTTAAATGGAAAAATAACTGACCCAAGAAAAGATTCGTTTAATGACAAATTTCCGTATTCAAAAGAATCAGCAGATACAATTGAAATTAAATCCGATGATAACAGGAGATTTGACGGTATTTGGAATTATGCAGATATTGACAACCTGAATACCGACCAGATGTTTGCCGGAAACCTTACATATAACGTTCTTAGTTCTGATGCAGAAGCTATAATGCCTCATCTGTTTGAAGGTTTTGATGTGAGTTTTACTAAAAATGTTCAGTCAGGCGATATTATTTTTGCCGGTGATAATTTCGGATGTGGAAGCTCACGTGAACATCCAGCTGTTGGATTATCACATGCAGGAGTTAAAGCTGTTATTGTTAAATCAGTTAACCGAATATTTTATCGTTCATGTATTAACCAGGGTTTATTATTAATAGTAAACAGGGAAATTGTTGAAAATTATAAATCCGGCGATAAAGTTGAAATTGAATTTGACAAAGGAATTATTAAACTGAATGAAAAAGAAATAAAATTTGCTCCTTTACCGGAAAAATTAATGCAAATCATTAAAAAGAAAGGACTTGTAAACTGGATTAAGGCAGAAGGATAA